A DNA window from Ignavibacteriales bacterium contains the following coding sequences:
- a CDS encoding TonB-dependent receptor: MSKTSLNFLGRLLVVSFLLFPVMADAGQTGKIAGRILDAATNEPLIGANVSVKETSLGTITDIDGYYTINNIPPGKYSVVVGFIGYRKFTMTDVIIKIDLTTQVNANLQTEAILSDEVVVMAERPIVQKDLTSSSVTVSSEELKRIPTESISQVINIQAGVVGGHFRGGRSGEVAYLIDGVSVNDPYNGSMPMQIDNSVVREMEVISGTFNAEYGQAMSGIVNVVTSEGSSSYHGSISAYTGEYATSHTDIFPNNGSLKSLGIKNIQGNLSGYIPFIPNLTFFVTGMYSSDRGYLYGQHVYDVSDQTPIRMTDAIGNPVFYTDNNGNPMYDYPVYVYFVRGQLKMPASPSPSDIAALIGNPEYVAMNPSQRRSLSGKLAYSIGTLKFVYNGLWDDNWNKYYDHSFAWTPDGIQNHYRTDWIHSFQITHSPTANTYQTLKFGYNWYDYKGYLYENPFNTLYVNPDQGAPTGGGTAYTFRTGGNQTNRYDRYSKAAIAQYSFSSQINNKQKIGVGVEWRAHELYSHSTDLNSYMVYPDLGAPGNQFYLKKPTELSAYVQDKIEYDMMIINLGIRFDQFDPASSYPMDLKNPTKNPLFPYPDVWQPASKKTQLSPRFGISFPITDQGIIHFSYGHFFQIPSFDNLYRNSDYLVPESSTLNTIAGNPDLEPQRTTKYELGLQQVLFTNVGLDLSVYYSDIRNLLGAEIIHTYEGRIYARLVNHDYGNVKGFILSLDRRFSDFYGVKLDYTYQLASGNASDPLSVYNNNQTDPPIETPKTAMPLDWDQRSTLNLSFTVGKPEDWNVGLIFSYGSGFPYTEDTRVSSGIRFENGGLKPSSYNVDMRAEKTISLAGGHITLFALIYNLLDTKNEVNVNAASGRANIDLYTYRSGPIVGLNTIQQYLNNPQSYSAPRQVRLGFRVDY, encoded by the coding sequence ATGTCGAAGACATCACTCAATTTTCTAGGTCGTCTCCTTGTTGTGTCATTTCTCCTTTTTCCGGTGATGGCAGATGCAGGTCAGACAGGCAAAATCGCTGGTCGTATACTCGATGCGGCCACAAATGAACCGCTCATCGGTGCTAATGTGAGTGTGAAGGAGACTTCACTCGGCACAATAACGGATATCGATGGCTATTATACAATTAACAATATCCCTCCGGGAAAATATTCTGTTGTTGTCGGATTTATTGGATACAGAAAATTTACCATGACGGATGTTATCATAAAAATCGATCTCACAACACAGGTAAATGCTAATTTGCAGACAGAGGCAATACTTTCCGACGAAGTGGTTGTTATGGCGGAACGGCCTATTGTTCAAAAAGACCTCACATCATCATCGGTGACGGTATCGAGTGAAGAGTTGAAGCGCATTCCGACAGAGAGTATCTCTCAAGTTATTAATATCCAAGCTGGCGTTGTTGGCGGTCATTTCCGCGGTGGCCGTTCGGGCGAAGTCGCGTACTTGATTGACGGAGTCTCAGTCAACGATCCCTACAATGGCTCGATGCCCATGCAAATCGACAATTCGGTTGTTCGTGAAATGGAAGTCATCAGCGGAACGTTCAATGCAGAATACGGGCAAGCAATGTCAGGCATCGTCAATGTTGTTACGTCTGAAGGATCGTCATCGTATCACGGTTCCATTTCCGCTTATACGGGTGAATATGCCACTTCGCATACTGATATCTTTCCGAACAATGGCAGTCTCAAGAGTCTTGGAATAAAAAATATTCAAGGAAATCTTAGCGGATATATTCCTTTCATTCCAAATTTGACTTTTTTTGTGACAGGTATGTATTCCTCAGACAGAGGTTACCTCTATGGTCAGCATGTCTATGATGTTTCTGATCAGACACCAATCCGAATGACAGACGCTATAGGTAATCCAGTGTTTTATACAGACAATAATGGCAACCCAATGTATGACTATCCAGTGTATGTCTACTTTGTTAGGGGTCAACTGAAGATGCCTGCAAGTCCAAGTCCATCCGATATCGCCGCACTTATTGGTAATCCAGAATATGTAGCAATGAATCCGTCTCAAAGACGTTCACTCAGTGGAAAACTTGCCTATTCTATTGGGACTCTTAAATTTGTTTATAACGGTCTTTGGGATGATAACTGGAATAAATACTATGACCATTCATTTGCGTGGACCCCGGATGGTATCCAGAACCACTATCGTACTGATTGGATTCACTCATTTCAGATCACACATTCCCCGACTGCCAATACTTATCAAACGCTGAAGTTCGGCTACAATTGGTATGACTATAAGGGATACCTTTATGAAAATCCTTTTAACACCCTCTATGTCAATCCTGACCAAGGTGCACCGACCGGCGGTGGTACTGCCTATACATTTCGCACAGGTGGCAACCAAACTAATCGCTATGATCGGTACTCCAAAGCAGCCATAGCCCAATATTCATTTAGCTCGCAAATTAATAATAAACAAAAAATCGGCGTCGGGGTTGAATGGCGCGCGCATGAACTTTATTCACATTCAACAGATTTAAACTCTTATATGGTATATCCGGACCTTGGCGCCCCGGGTAATCAGTTTTATCTTAAAAAGCCGACCGAACTATCCGCTTATGTTCAGGACAAAATTGAATACGATATGATGATCATTAATCTCGGCATCCGATTCGACCAATTTGATCCGGCTTCGTCTTATCCTATGGATCTAAAGAATCCGACAAAAAATCCCCTGTTTCCTTATCCTGACGTCTGGCAACCTGCAAGCAAAAAAACTCAATTAAGTCCGCGGTTTGGAATTTCTTTCCCGATTACTGATCAGGGTATCATCCACTTTTCGTACGGACATTTCTTCCAAATACCGAGTTTCGATAACCTGTATAGAAACTCCGATTATTTAGTTCCGGAATCAAGCACTCTCAACACAATCGCTGGGAATCCAGACCTTGAGCCACAACGGACTACCAAGTATGAACTCGGCCTTCAACAAGTTCTTTTCACTAATGTCGGTTTAGACCTTTCCGTGTACTACAGCGATATCCGTAACCTGCTCGGTGCGGAAATCATACATACTTACGAAGGACGCATTTATGCCAGACTTGTTAATCATGATTATGGCAATGTGAAAGGATTTATTCTTTCGCTCGATCGACGCTTTTCAGATTTTTACGGTGTGAAGCTTGACTATACGTATCAATTAGCTTCAGGCAACGCATCCGATCCCTTGTCGGTATATAATAATAACCAGACCGACCCTCCAATCGAAACTCCCAAAACTGCAATGCCATTGGATTGGGATCAACGATCGACTCTCAACTTGTCATTCACAGTGGGCAAACCTGAGGATTGGAATGTCGGACTCATTTTTTCGTATGGATCAGGATTCCCCTATACAGAAGATACTCGCGTATCGAGTGGTATACGCTTCGAAAACGGAGGACTCAAACCTTCTTCATACAATGTAGATATGCGTGCCGAAAAGACAATTTCTTTGGCAGGCGGTCATATAACTCTCTTTGCATTGATCTATAACCTCCTCGATACAAAAAATGAAGTCAATGTGAACGCGGCGAGTGGTAGAGCGAATATCGATTTATACACATATCGGTCGGGTCCCATTGTCGGTCTGAATACAATACAACAATACTTGAATAATCCGCAGAGTTACTCTGCCCCGCGTCAGGTTCGGCTCGGGTTCAGGGTTGATTACTAA
- a CDS encoding PorV/PorQ family protein: MKMRIEYILIMIFLCSVIVHAQSTDVSKRGTTAAPFLSIAQGTRALGMGGAFVAVADDPSAMYWNPAGIADLQGIQVLVDHTSWIADLQYQYIGATTSLGSYGALGLNVTVSNYGDMKVTTVDQQDGTGEVFGVTDLCVGLTYALKLTDAFSIGFTPKIIYQQIWKMSANAIALDMGVKYRTPFKGVMLGMSISNFGSKMQIEGESALVPYDPDLSTQANNANIPAYLATDAWDLPMNFRVGVSYDVPIGSLGKMTLAADAMHPNDNYECVNVGGEYVFYDYLYLRAGMKSLFQKDSEEGLTLGVGVKQFLIGNMQFAVDYAYQDFGRLKYVQKISFGVNF; encoded by the coding sequence ATGAAAATGAGAATTGAATATATTCTGATAATGATTTTTCTCTGTAGCGTAATCGTACATGCGCAATCGACCGACGTTTCAAAACGAGGTACTACAGCAGCACCATTTCTTTCCATTGCGCAAGGCACACGGGCGCTCGGTATGGGAGGCGCCTTTGTAGCTGTTGCGGACGATCCAAGTGCAATGTATTGGAACCCTGCGGGTATAGCTGATTTGCAGGGAATCCAAGTACTCGTTGATCACACAAGTTGGATTGCTGACCTTCAATATCAGTACATTGGCGCTACGACATCTCTCGGTTCGTACGGTGCGCTTGGTTTGAATGTTACGGTTTCTAACTATGGTGACATGAAGGTAACCACAGTAGACCAACAGGATGGAACAGGTGAAGTTTTCGGTGTTACCGACCTTTGTGTTGGCTTGACATATGCGTTGAAATTGACTGATGCGTTTTCGATCGGTTTTACTCCGAAGATCATCTATCAACAAATCTGGAAAATGAGTGCAAATGCTATTGCGCTTGACATGGGCGTAAAATATCGGACGCCCTTCAAGGGTGTCATGCTTGGAATGTCAATATCCAACTTCGGCTCAAAGATGCAAATAGAAGGTGAAAGTGCATTGGTTCCTTATGATCCTGATTTGTCAACGCAAGCCAATAACGCTAATATACCGGCATATCTGGCAACGGATGCTTGGGATTTACCGATGAATTTCCGAGTTGGTGTTTCCTATGATGTTCCGATTGGCTCCTTAGGGAAAATGACACTCGCAGCTGATGCAATGCATCCGAACGATAATTACGAATGCGTGAATGTAGGAGGCGAGTATGTGTTTTATGATTATCTGTATCTAAGGGCTGGAATGAAATCGTTGTTTCAAAAAGATTCAGAAGAAGGATTAACACTCGGTGTGGGCGTGAAACAATTTCTGATTGGTAACATGCAATTTGCAGTCGATTATGCGTATCAGGATTTTGGACGCCTTAAATATGTGCAGAAAATTTCTTTTGGTGTAAATTTTTAA